CATGCGAAGAGTCTATAGCAGGATCCTGCAAGTAGTCGGCAACGTCATCACCGTGCGTGCCAGCGACGTTGCCTACGAGGAGCTGGCCGAAATCACCACGCAGCGCGGCAAATCCCTTGCTCAGGTCATCAAGTTGGACGGTGATCTGGTCTCGCTGCAGGTGTTCGCAGGAAGCCGAGGCATCTCGGTCAACGACGAGGTGCGCTTCCTCGGTCACCCCATGCTGGTGACCTTCTCGGAAAATATGCTGGGCCGCGTCTTCGACGGCGCGGGCATGCCGCGTGACAAGGGGCCACAACTGAGCGAGCACCTCATTCCAGTTGCTGGGCGGCCGGTCAACCCCTACAAGCGCATCATTCCCCGACGCATGATCCGCACCAACATCCCGATGATCGACGTGTTCAACTCCTTGGTGGTCTCCCAGAAGCTGCCGATCTTCTCGGTCTCCGGGGAGCCCTATAACGAGCTGCTGGCCAGGATTGCTTTGCAGGCCGAGGTGGACATGATTATCCTCGGCGGCATCGGCTTGAAGTACGACCAGTACATGTACTTCAAGACGGTGCTCGAGGAAGGTGGTGCCCTGTACCGCTCGATCTTTTTCATCAATACCGCAGCTGACCCCATCGTGGAAAGCCTCATGGTGCCTGACCTCTGCTTAGCGGTCGCCGAGAAGTTTGCCCTGCAGGGGAAAGACGTGCTGGTGCTCCTGACCGACATGACTAACTTTGCCGACGCGCTCAAGGAGATCTCCATCACCATGGAGCACGTGCCCTCCAACCGCGGCTATCCTGGCGACCTCTACACGCAGCTTGCCCAGCGCTATGAGAAGGCCGTGGACTTTGAGGACGCCGGTTCCATTACCATCCTGGCCGTCACCACCATGCCCGGCAACGACGTGACTCACCCGGTGCCTGATAACACCGGCTACATCACCGAGGGCCAGTTCTACCTGCACGGTGGGCGCATCGACCCCTTCGGCTCGCTCAGTCGCCTCAAGCAGCTGGTGAACAAGAACACGCGCAAGGATCACCGCGCCATCATGGACGGCATGATCCAGCTCTATGCGCAATACAAGGAGACCGAAGAGAAACGCGCCATGGGTTTCCGCATGAGCACCTGGGACAACAAGCTGCTCAAATACGGCAAGCTCTTCGAAAGTAGAATGATGGACCTCTCGGTGAACATCCCCTTGGAAAGGGCATTGGACTTGGGATGGGAGATTCTGGCGGAGTGCTTCCGGCCTGAGGAGACCGGGCTGCGCACAGAGCTGATCAAGGAGTTTTGGCCGGGCATAGCGGAGCGGAAGGCGGCAGAGGCAGTGCCCGAAGAGGTGGGCGAGGCCGTAGCCGCAGAAGCAGCCAGGCAATAGCAGGACCGGGCGATGGCAAAGGTCAGGCTGACAAGGATCGAGCTGAAGAGGCAAAAGGACAACCTGCGGCGCTTCCTCCGCTACCTGCCGACATTGGAGCTCAAGAAGCAGCAATTGCTGCAGGAAATCCGCGCGTTGCAGCGCACCCGCGAGTCCTTGCTGGCGGACATCGAGCGGGTGAACAGCGAGGTCAGCCAGTGGGCAGACGTGTTTGCCGAGGAGGTGGGGCTGCCGTCCTTGGTAAAGGTGGCCGAGGTCGTCACCGATACCGGCAACATCGCGGGCATCGACATCCCTTTGTTTGGCGCCGTCCGCTTCGCGGAGGTGCCCTACGACCTTTTCACCACGCCGCTGTGGGTCGACCAGGGGATTGCGGTCTGCAAGGAGCAGATCGAGCGGCACATCCGGTTGCGCATCATCGACCGCCAGCTGGCGATCCTGCAAGAGGAGTTGCGGGTGACCATCCAGCGCATCAAGCTGTTTGAGGAGATCAAGATCCCGGAGGCGCAGGAGAACATTCGGGTGATCCAGATATTCTTGGGCGACCAGATGACCGCCGAGGTGGTGCGGGGCAAGATCGCCAAGGCAAAGCTCGAAAAGCGGCGCGAAGAATGATTGTCAAGATGAAAAAGCTCACCCTGCTCGTGCGGGCGGTGGACAGAAGCGATGCGGTGGCGCGGTTGCGCCAGCTGGGAGTGGTGCACGTGCACCCGGTTGCCGCGCCGCAATCGGAGGACGTGGCGCGGCTGGAGGGTGAACTGACCGAAGTGGAGCGGGCCCTGAGCATAGTTGGCCCTGAGAGCCCCGAGCCGCCCGTAGAGGCGCAGGAGCCCGGGCAACTGATTGCGCACATCCTGGAGCGTGCCCGCCAACGGGAGCAACTGACCCGCGAGCTGGAGGAGCTGCGCGAACAACGTCGGTGGTTCGAGCGCTGGGGACGGGTGTCGCTCAGCGCGGTCAAGGACTTGGAGCGTGCGGGGGTGGTCCTGCGCTTCTACGTGGGGGAACGGCAGGCGGTACAGGCCTTGCCGCCGGAGAAGTCGATCCAGGTGGTCCGCCAAGAGCAGCGCATGCTGTACTTCGTCTACTTTGCTACCTCTGCTGATGACCGCCTGGACTTCAGAGAAGACCCCATGCCTGCCGTGGAAGTGGATGCTCTGGAAGCGCAAATGGCAGAGGTGGAAAGCGCCATCGGCGCTCTCGAACAGGAGCTGGCAGGGTTGGCGCGCCATCGCAGGGCGCTTGCCCGCCACCACGAGCACCTGGCCAAGCGCCTTGAGTTCAGTCGCGTGCTCGCCGGCATGGGCCAGGCCGAAGAGATCGCCTTCCTGCAGGGGTATTGCCCTGCCGATGAGGTGAAGCGCGTGACGGCCGCCGCCGACCGCGAGGGGTGGGCCTACACCGTCGAAGACCCCGACAACCCTGAAGAGGTGCCAACGCTCATTCGCAACCCCCGCTGGCTGCGGATCGTGGAGCCGGTGTTCAAATTTCTGGGGACCGTGCCTGGCTACCAGGAGCACGACATCAGCTTCTGGTTTCTACTTTTCTTCAGCGTGTTCTTCGCCATCCTCATTGGCGACGCCGGCTACGGCCTCATTTTCCTTGGGGCGACCTGGCTGGCGCGCCGCAAGCTGAGCAGCGCGCCACGCGAGCCATTCCTGCTCATGTACGTGTTGAGCTTTGCCACGATCATCTGGGGGGCCATGTCGGGCAACTGGTTTGGCGTGGCGCAAATCGGGCAGCTGCCTTTCTTGCGCCGGTTTATCGTTGAGCCGGTGAATGCCTTTGCCCTCGACAATCAAAATTTCCTGATGTACCTCTGTTTCGTCATCGGGGCGTTGCACCTGACGGTGGCCCATGCCATGAACGCCTTCCGGCTGATCAACTCGCTGCGGGCGTTGGCGCAACTGGGGTGGATTGCCATCGTCTGGGGGCTGTTCTTCACAGCTGGGCGCCTGGTCTTGGGCAAGAGCGGGCCATCATCGACGGTCATCTTGGCGCTCGTCGGCGGCGGCACGGCGCTGGTGCTCCTGTTCGCCAACGCGCAGTGCAAGTTCCTCAA
This region of candidate division KSB1 bacterium genomic DNA includes:
- a CDS encoding V-type ATP synthase subunit B; this translates as MRRVYSRILQVVGNVITVRASDVAYEELAEITTQRGKSLAQVIKLDGDLVSLQVFAGSRGISVNDEVRFLGHPMLVTFSENMLGRVFDGAGMPRDKGPQLSEHLIPVAGRPVNPYKRIIPRRMIRTNIPMIDVFNSLVVSQKLPIFSVSGEPYNELLARIALQAEVDMIILGGIGLKYDQYMYFKTVLEEGGALYRSIFFINTAADPIVESLMVPDLCLAVAEKFALQGKDVLVLLTDMTNFADALKEISITMEHVPSNRGYPGDLYTQLAQRYEKAVDFEDAGSITILAVTTMPGNDVTHPVPDNTGYITEGQFYLHGGRIDPFGSLSRLKQLVNKNTRKDHRAIMDGMIQLYAQYKETEEKRAMGFRMSTWDNKLLKYGKLFESRMMDLSVNIPLERALDLGWEILAECFRPEETGLRTELIKEFWPGIAERKAAEAVPEEVGEAVAAEAARQ
- a CDS encoding V-type ATP synthase subunit D, with product MAKVRLTRIELKRQKDNLRRFLRYLPTLELKKQQLLQEIRALQRTRESLLADIERVNSEVSQWADVFAEEVGLPSLVKVAEVVTDTGNIAGIDIPLFGAVRFAEVPYDLFTTPLWVDQGIAVCKEQIERHIRLRIIDRQLAILQEELRVTIQRIKLFEEIKIPEAQENIRVIQIFLGDQMTAEVVRGKIAKAKLEKRREE